A window from Heliangelus exortis chromosome 17, bHelExo1.hap1, whole genome shotgun sequence encodes these proteins:
- the MEIOB gene encoding meiosis-specific with OB domain-containing protein isoform X2 codes for MAFSSSTRDFVALSDLHPNLARPNVIGVVIGKTDVRGFPDRKNIGSERYTFSFTIRDSPTYFINVSSWGREEYVKSLAGSFRVGDCVTIENPLVQSKEAEREEKFNPVTPSGYKLLLSENHSVVKRSSCYDMDTKLLSLLHLPVKDPQDYYSLGDITANGQSLDGKILNVLAAVMAVGEPKYFMTSDKRKGQRCEVKLYDETEVSFPIVCWDNESIQLAQSWIPRETVIFAADVRINFDKFRNCMTATVISKSIITTNPVETIVDVYTVEQLKEKASQCAGKPEPVYGIIYGYISTLDIDDNPSKVIHNRCSVCRFLVTEMSNTCTFCSDVSSDSKSTFASFDILIDLTDHTGTLYSCYLSDWVAEETLGCTVHQFLTLTENKRTALKWQLLLERSKIYFKVTLSPNWRNGLKVNVLSCKLADPAEASQSLVGKGDWR; via the exons ATGGCTTTTTCCAGCTCAACACGGGACTTTGTTGCCCTTTCAGATCTGCATCCAAATCTTGCTCGTCCT aatGTAATCGGTGTGGTTATTGGGAAAACAGATGTCAGAGGctttccagacagaaaaa ACATTGGGTCTGAAAGATACACCTTCAGCTTTACTATTCGGGATTCACCCACTTATTTCATAAATGTGAGCTCTTGGGGCAGAGAAGAGTATGTAAAATCACTTGCAGGAAGCTTTAGAGTTGGAGACTGTG TTACAATTGAAAATCCTTTAGTCCAGtcaaaggaagcagaaagggaagaaaaattcaaCCCTGTAACTCCTAG TGGCTACAAATTATTGCTCAGTGAAAATCACTCCGTGGTCAAAAGATCCTCATGTTATGACATGGACACCAAACTACTTTCTCTGTTGCACCTGCCTGTCAAGGACCCTCAGGATTATTATTCACTGGGTGATATCACTGCAAATGGACAAAGCCTGGATGGAAAAATCCTTAATGTGCTTGCAGCTGTCATGGCA GTTGGGGAGCCAAAGTATTTTATGACTTCCGACAAAAGGAAAGGTCAGAGATGTGAAGTAAAGCTGTATGATGAAACAGAGGTGTCTTTTCCCATAGTAtg TTGGGATAATGAATCTATTCAGCTTGCCCAGAGTTGGATCCCACGAGAAACAG TAATATTTGCAGCAGATGTGAGGATAAATTTTGACAAATTTCGGAACTGTATGACTGCAACTGTGATCTCAAAATCCATCATTACAACCAACCCAG TGGAGACAATCGTTGATGTTTATACCGTGgaacagctgaaggaaaaagcttCCCAGTGTGCTGGGAAACCTGAACCAGTTTATGGCATTATTTATGGCTACATTTCTACACTGGACATTGATGACAATCCATCTAAAGTTATTCACAACAGATG CTCAGTGTGCAGATTTCTAGTGACTGAAATGTCAAACACATGCACTTTCTGCAGTGATGTTTCTTCAGATTCCAAGTCAACTTTTGCAAGCTTTGACATCCTCATTGATCTGACAGATCACACAGGCACTCTTTATTCTTGTTACCTGTCTGACTGGGTAGCTGAGGAAACCTTAGGCTGCACT GTCCATCAGTTCCTCACTCTGACAGAAAACAAGAGGACTGCACTGAAATGGCAACTTCTTCTGGAACGAAGCAAGATTTATTTCAAA GTTACTTTGTCACCCAACTGGAGAAATGGACTGAAAGTGAATGTTCTTTCCTGTAAACTGGCAGACCCTGCAGAGGCCAGTCAGAGCTTGGTGGGAAAAGGAGATTGGAGATAA
- the MEIOB gene encoding meiosis-specific with OB domain-containing protein isoform X1 has translation MAFSSSTRDFVALSDLHPNLARPNVIGVVIGKTDVRGFPDRKNIGSERYTFSFTIRDSPTYFINVSSWGREEYVKSLAGSFRVGDCVTIENPLVQSKEAEREEKFNPVTPSGYKLLLSENHSVVKRSSCYDMDTKLLSLLHLPVKDPQDYYSLGDITANGQSLDGKILNVLAAVMAVGEPKYFMTSDKRKGQRCEVKLYDETEVSFPIVCWDNESIQLAQSWIPRETVIFAADVRINFDKFRNCMTATVISKSIITTNPETAEANVLFSFIKESAQPEALYDKMEQSKDSVNLETIVDVYTVEQLKEKASQCAGKPEPVYGIIYGYISTLDIDDNPSKVIHNRCSVCRFLVTEMSNTCTFCSDVSSDSKSTFASFDILIDLTDHTGTLYSCYLSDWVAEETLGCTVHQFLTLTENKRTALKWQLLLERSKIYFKVTLSPNWRNGLKVNVLSCKLADPAEASQSLVGKGDWR, from the exons ATGGCTTTTTCCAGCTCAACACGGGACTTTGTTGCCCTTTCAGATCTGCATCCAAATCTTGCTCGTCCT aatGTAATCGGTGTGGTTATTGGGAAAACAGATGTCAGAGGctttccagacagaaaaa ACATTGGGTCTGAAAGATACACCTTCAGCTTTACTATTCGGGATTCACCCACTTATTTCATAAATGTGAGCTCTTGGGGCAGAGAAGAGTATGTAAAATCACTTGCAGGAAGCTTTAGAGTTGGAGACTGTG TTACAATTGAAAATCCTTTAGTCCAGtcaaaggaagcagaaagggaagaaaaattcaaCCCTGTAACTCCTAG TGGCTACAAATTATTGCTCAGTGAAAATCACTCCGTGGTCAAAAGATCCTCATGTTATGACATGGACACCAAACTACTTTCTCTGTTGCACCTGCCTGTCAAGGACCCTCAGGATTATTATTCACTGGGTGATATCACTGCAAATGGACAAAGCCTGGATGGAAAAATCCTTAATGTGCTTGCAGCTGTCATGGCA GTTGGGGAGCCAAAGTATTTTATGACTTCCGACAAAAGGAAAGGTCAGAGATGTGAAGTAAAGCTGTATGATGAAACAGAGGTGTCTTTTCCCATAGTAtg TTGGGATAATGAATCTATTCAGCTTGCCCAGAGTTGGATCCCACGAGAAACAG TAATATTTGCAGCAGATGTGAGGATAAATTTTGACAAATTTCGGAACTGTATGACTGCAACTGTGATCTCAAAATCCATCATTACAACCAACCCAG aaacagcagaagcaaaCGTTCTCTTCAGCTTCATAAAAGAGAGTGCCCAGCCAGAAGCTCTGTATGATAAAATGGAGCAGTCAAAAGACTCTGTTAACT TGGAGACAATCGTTGATGTTTATACCGTGgaacagctgaaggaaaaagcttCCCAGTGTGCTGGGAAACCTGAACCAGTTTATGGCATTATTTATGGCTACATTTCTACACTGGACATTGATGACAATCCATCTAAAGTTATTCACAACAGATG CTCAGTGTGCAGATTTCTAGTGACTGAAATGTCAAACACATGCACTTTCTGCAGTGATGTTTCTTCAGATTCCAAGTCAACTTTTGCAAGCTTTGACATCCTCATTGATCTGACAGATCACACAGGCACTCTTTATTCTTGTTACCTGTCTGACTGGGTAGCTGAGGAAACCTTAGGCTGCACT GTCCATCAGTTCCTCACTCTGACAGAAAACAAGAGGACTGCACTGAAATGGCAACTTCTTCTGGAACGAAGCAAGATTTATTTCAAA GTTACTTTGTCACCCAACTGGAGAAATGGACTGAAAGTGAATGTTCTTTCCTGTAAACTGGCAGACCCTGCAGAGGCCAGTCAGAGCTTGGTGGGAAAAGGAGATTGGAGATAA